The following are encoded together in the Drosophila biarmipes strain raj3 chromosome 3L, RU_DBia_V1.1, whole genome shotgun sequence genome:
- the LOC108034786 gene encoding maternal protein pumilio isoform X18: protein MSASAVEVNGSGPPVEFHMREHMVQAGVAPFPGAPAGYAAAPNPAAAAVAAAAAAQQQQQQAQQQQQQQQQQQAQQQQQQQQVAAGGPPPNAADSLSMAVAAAAAKQAADPVTQMKTGNGEAAGSASNSSNSNNTAGAAGAPGSAGGLTTEYSTGCGGGGASTANPVVVATSVSDVVNASLYMQQKTNLSTQTQTHYDYECEYNGTRTSLAEPRVQNPGPIPLPLPLTNGHAVEPVQQPPEHQQHLQSSLPPQNVLSISTVLIANEAADSQQSSAMPNSGGGNAGGGGGGGGTPNSPLSTSPSSAAASQAGGCGLTLNGSATEGSMSGDTSPVASGEPLLQTPPSLQQQQQQQQPLLCSSPTSMQSAGTSVTGSSIASGTLAATSSSGVGLLPTTGLDSIANGGAVVPASTTQVIAHLNAAAAAASGIMSPTASVATSLSSALVPTQSVAAAAAAAASLDAKSQPKRLHVSNIPFRFRDPDLRAMFGQFGTILDVEIIFNERGSKGFGFVTFANSNDAERARERLHGTVVEGRKIEVNNATARVQTKKVTTVPNVVLTKDGAIPAPALVCVQWPEVYTMIPS from the exons CACATGGTGCAGGCGGGCGTGGCGCCTTTCCCGGGCGCTCCGGCCGGCTATGCCGCCGCACCGAATCCCGCTGCAGCGGCTGTTGCAGCAGCGGCcgccgcccagcagcagcagcagcaggcccagcaacaacaacagcagcagcagcaacagcaggcccaacagcagcagcaacaacaacaggtgGCCGCAGGAGGACCGCCGCCCAACGCTGCCGACAGTCTGTCAATGGCGgtggcagcggcggctgccAAGCAGGCTGCTGATCCAGTGACCCAAATGAAAACGGGCAACGGCGAGGCCGCAGGATccgccagcaacagcagcaatagcaacaacacAGCTGGGGCGGCGGGAGCGCCAGGATCCGCCGGAGGATTGACCACAGAATACTCAACTGGCTGCGGGGGCGGTGGCGCATCAACGGCCAATCCGGTGGTGGTGGCCACCAGTGTTTCCGACGTTGTCAATGCCTCGCTGTACATGCAACAGAAG ACAAATCTGTCAACACAAACCCAGACACACTACGACTATGAGTGCGAGTACAATGGAACCAGAACCAGCCTTGCAGAACCAAGAGTCCAGAACCCAGGTCCCATTCCGCTTCCACTTCCACTGACAAATGGACATGCCGTGGAGCCAGTGCAGCAGCCACCAGAACACCAGCAGCATCTGCAATCATCGCTGCCCCCACAAAATGTGCTCAGCATA TCCACAGTATTGATCGCCAATGAGGCAGCAGATTCACAACAGAGCTCCGCCATGCCCAATTCTGGAGGCGGCAATgctggcggcggcggtggaggcGGTGGCACGCCCAATTCACCGCTCAGCACCTCCCCGTCCAGCGCAGCAGCCTCGCAGGCGGGCGGATGTGGACTCACCCTGAACGGCAGTGCCACCGAGGGCAGTATGTCCGGGGACACATCGCCGGTGGCCAGTGGTGAACCGCTCCTGCAGACGCCGCCCTCCctccaacagcagcagcagcaacagcaaccgcTCCTGTGCAGCAGTCCCACATCGATGCAATCGGCTGGCACTTCGGTGACGGGCAGCTCGATAGCATCCGGCACACTGGcggccaccagcagcagcggcgttGGACTCTTGCCCACCACCGGATTGGACAGCATCGCCAATGGTGGCGCAGTGGTGCCGGCCAGCACAACGCAGGTGATCGCCCACCTGAATGCAGCCGCCGCAGCGGCCAGCGGCATCATGTCGCCCACCGCCAGTGTGGCCACTAGTCTCAGCAGCGCCCTAGTCCCGACCCAGTCagtcgccgccgccgccgcagcagccgccTCCCTCGATGCCAAGAGCCAGCCCAAGCGGCTGCACGTCTCCAACATACCGTTCCGCTTCCGGGATCCCGATCTGAGGGCCATGTTTGGG CAATTTGGCACCATTCTGGATGTGGAAATCATTTTCAACGAGCGCGGCAGCAAG GGATTCGGTTTTGTAACATTCGCTAACAGCAACGATGCAGAACGAGCACGCGAACGTCTACACGGCACCGTGGTTGAGGGACGCAAAATCGAG GTGAATAACGCCACTGCACGTGTACAAACCAAAAAAGTGACAACAGTACCCAACG TTGTACTGACCAAAGACGGTGCCATACCGGCCCCAGCTCTAG TCTGCGTACAATGGCCAGAAG